One genomic region from Pseudomonas hormoni encodes:
- the glpK gene encoding glycerol kinase GlpK, producing MTDTQNKNYIIALDQGTTSSRAIIFDRDANVVCTAQREFAQHYPQAGWVEHDPMEIFATQSAVMVEALAQAGLHHDQVAAIGITNQRETTVVWDKTTGRPIYNAIVWQCRRSTEICQQLKRDGHEQYISDTTGLVTDPYFSGTKLKWILDNVEGSRERARKGELLFGTVDSWLIWKFTGGKVHVTDYTNASRTMLFNIHTLQWDAKMLEVLDIPREMLPEVKSSSEIYGHTKSGIAIGGIAGDQQAALFGQMCVEPGQAKNTYGTGCFLLMNTGDKAVKSKHGMLTTIACGPRGEVAYALEGAVFNGGSTVQWLRDELKIINDAHDTEYFANKVKDSNGVYLVPAFTGLGAPYWDPYARGALFGLTRGVRVDHIIRAALESIAYQTRDVLDAMQQDSGERLKALRVDGGAVANNFLMQFQADILGTQVERPQMRETTALGAAYLAGLACGFWGSLEELRGKAVIEREFEPTLDETAKEKLYAGWKKAVSRTRDWEPHEGAE from the coding sequence GCCCAGCGCGAATTCGCCCAGCATTACCCACAAGCCGGTTGGGTCGAACACGACCCGATGGAAATCTTCGCCACCCAAAGCGCCGTGATGGTAGAGGCCCTGGCGCAAGCCGGCCTGCATCACGATCAGGTCGCGGCCATCGGCATCACCAACCAGCGTGAAACCACCGTGGTCTGGGACAAGACCACCGGCCGCCCGATCTACAACGCGATCGTCTGGCAGTGCCGCCGCAGCACCGAGATCTGCCAGCAGCTGAAACGTGACGGCCACGAGCAATACATCAGCGACACCACCGGCCTGGTCACCGACCCGTACTTCTCCGGCACCAAACTCAAGTGGATCCTCGACAACGTCGAAGGCAGCCGTGAACGTGCGCGCAAAGGCGAGCTGCTGTTCGGCACCGTCGACAGCTGGCTGATCTGGAAATTTACCGGCGGCAAGGTGCACGTCACCGACTACACCAACGCCTCGCGCACCATGCTCTTCAACATCCACACCTTGCAGTGGGACGCGAAGATGCTGGAGGTGCTGGATATTCCGCGCGAAATGCTGCCCGAAGTTAAGTCCTCGTCGGAAATCTACGGCCACACCAAAAGCGGCATCGCCATCGGCGGTATCGCCGGCGACCAGCAGGCCGCCCTCTTCGGCCAGATGTGCGTCGAGCCAGGCCAGGCGAAAAACACCTACGGCACCGGCTGCTTCCTGCTGATGAACACCGGCGACAAAGCCGTGAAATCCAAGCACGGCATGTTGACCACCATCGCCTGCGGCCCGCGTGGCGAAGTGGCCTACGCACTCGAAGGCGCGGTGTTCAACGGCGGCTCCACCGTTCAATGGCTGCGTGACGAATTGAAGATCATCAATGACGCCCACGACACCGAATACTTCGCCAACAAGGTCAAGGACAGCAACGGCGTGTACCTGGTACCGGCGTTCACCGGCCTGGGCGCACCTTACTGGGACCCGTATGCCCGTGGCGCACTGTTCGGCCTGACCCGCGGCGTACGCGTGGATCACATCATTCGCGCAGCGCTGGAGTCGATTGCCTACCAGACCCGCGACGTGCTCGACGCCATGCAACAGGATTCCGGCGAACGCCTGAAAGCCCTGCGCGTGGATGGCGGTGCGGTGGCGAACAATTTCCTGATGCAGTTCCAGGCCGACATCCTCGGCACTCAGGTCGAGCGTCCGCAAATGCGCGAAACCACCGCATTGGGCGCCGCTTACCTTGCCGGTCTGGCGTGTGGCTTCTGGGGCAGCCTGGAAGAGTTGCGCGGCAAGGCCGTTATCGAACGCGAGTTCGAACCGACGCTGGACGAAACCGCGAAGGAAAAACTCTACGCCGGCTGGAAAAAAGCGGTCAGCCGCACTCGTGATTGGGAACCTCATGAAGGCGCTGAATAA
- a CDS encoding DeoR/GlpR family transcriptional regulator, protein MNLPPRQQQILELVRERGYVSIEEMATLFVVTPQTIRRDINQLAEANLLRRYHGGAAYDSSVENTAYAMRADQMRDEKQRIGEAIAAQIPDHASLFINIGTTTESIARALLNHNHLKIITNNLHVASMLSAKDDFDVLLTGGNVRRDGGVVGQASVDFINQFKVDFALVGISGIDEDGSLLDFDYQEVRVSQAIIANARQVILAADSSKFGRNAMIRLGPISLIDCLVTDQQPVPALAQLLSQHKIRLEVV, encoded by the coding sequence ATGAATCTGCCTCCCCGTCAGCAGCAAATCCTCGAACTGGTCCGCGAACGCGGCTATGTCAGCATCGAGGAAATGGCCACGCTGTTCGTCGTTACACCGCAGACCATCCGCCGCGACATCAATCAGCTCGCGGAAGCCAATTTGTTGCGTCGCTATCATGGCGGCGCGGCCTACGATTCCAGTGTCGAAAACACCGCCTATGCCATGCGCGCCGACCAGATGCGCGATGAAAAGCAGCGTATCGGCGAAGCCATTGCTGCACAGATCCCCGATCACGCCTCGCTGTTCATCAACATCGGTACGACCACCGAATCGATTGCCCGGGCGTTGCTCAACCACAACCACCTGAAGATCATCACCAACAACCTGCACGTGGCTTCGATGCTCAGCGCCAAGGACGACTTCGACGTTCTGCTGACTGGCGGCAATGTGCGGCGTGATGGCGGTGTGGTCGGTCAGGCGAGTGTCGACTTCATTAATCAGTTCAAGGTCGATTTTGCGTTGGTCGGCATCAGCGGTATCGATGAAGACGGCAGCCTGCTGGACTTCGATTATCAGGAAGTGCGGGTGTCGCAAGCGATCATCGCCAACGCGCGGCAGGTGATTCTGGCGGCGGACTCCAGCAAATTCGGGCGCAACGCCATGATTCGCCTGGGGCCGATCAGTCTGATCGATTGCCTGGTGACTGATCAGCAGCCGGTGCCGGCGCTGGCGCAGTTGTTGAGTCAGCACAAGATTCGACTCGAAGTGGTTTAA
- the glpD gene encoding glycerol-3-phosphate dehydrogenase, with protein sequence MPTSTLPTPPLAEIYDIAVIGGGINGVGIAADAAGRGLSVFLCEKDDLASHTSSASSKLIHGGLRYLEHYEFRLVREALAEREVLLAKAPHIVKQMRFVLPHRPHLRPAWMIRAGLFLYDNLGKREKLEGSKSLKFGPDSPLKSEITKGFEYSDCWVDDARLVVLNAMAAREKGAHVHTQTRCVSARRTKGLWHLHLERADGSLFSIRAKALVNAAGPWVAKFIRDDLKMESPYGIRLIQGSHLIVPKLYEGEHAHILQNEDQRIVFTIPYLNHFTLIGTTDREYTGDPAKVAITEGETDYLLKVVNAHFKKQISRDDILHSYSGVRPLCNDESDNPSAVTRDYTLALSGTGEEAPLLSVFGGKLTTYRKLAESALAQLAPYFTHIKPSWTATATLPGGEDMTTPQALSSRIRDQFDWVPTEIARRWATTYGSRTWRMLEGVQNLSDLGEHIGGGLYTREVDYLCSEEWATTAHDILWRRSKLGLFTTEAEQQKLADYLSKVEQNRSKIEAA encoded by the coding sequence ATGCCCACTTCTACCTTGCCTACGCCCCCTCTCGCTGAGATCTACGACATTGCCGTCATCGGTGGCGGGATCAATGGCGTGGGGATCGCAGCGGATGCCGCCGGCCGCGGTCTCTCGGTGTTCCTTTGTGAAAAGGATGATCTGGCCAGCCATACCTCGTCCGCCAGCAGCAAGCTGATCCACGGCGGCCTGCGCTACCTCGAACATTACGAATTCCGCCTGGTGCGCGAGGCCCTTGCTGAGCGCGAAGTGCTGTTGGCCAAGGCGCCGCACATCGTCAAGCAAATGCGTTTCGTGCTGCCACACCGTCCGCACCTGCGTCCGGCGTGGATGATCCGCGCCGGTTTGTTCCTTTATGACAACCTGGGCAAACGGGAAAAACTGGAAGGTTCGAAAAGCCTGAAGTTCGGCCCGGACAGCCCGCTGAAAAGCGAAATCACCAAAGGCTTCGAATATTCCGATTGCTGGGTCGACGATGCTCGCCTGGTGGTACTGAATGCCATGGCCGCCCGCGAAAAAGGCGCCCACGTTCACACCCAGACCCGTTGCGTCAGCGCTCGTCGCACCAAAGGCCTGTGGCACCTGCACCTGGAACGCGCCGACGGCAGCCTGTTTTCGATTCGCGCCAAGGCACTGGTGAACGCGGCGGGCCCGTGGGTCGCCAAGTTCATTCGTGACGACCTGAAGATGGAATCGCCCTACGGCATCCGCCTCATCCAGGGCAGCCACCTGATCGTGCCAAAGCTGTACGAAGGCGAACACGCGCATATTCTGCAAAACGAAGATCAGCGCATCGTGTTCACCATCCCGTACCTGAACCACTTCACCCTGATCGGCACCACCGACCGCGAATACACCGGCGATCCGGCGAAGGTTGCGATCACCGAAGGTGAAACCGATTACCTGTTGAAAGTGGTCAACGCTCACTTCAAAAAGCAGATCAGCCGCGACGATATCCTGCACAGCTATTCCGGTGTTCGTCCGCTGTGCAACGACGAATCCGACAATCCGTCGGCCGTCACCCGCGACTACACCCTGGCCTTGTCGGGCACTGGTGAGGAAGCGCCATTGCTGTCGGTATTCGGTGGCAAGCTGACCACCTACCGCAAACTGGCCGAGTCGGCGCTGGCACAACTGGCGCCGTACTTCACGCACATCAAGCCGAGCTGGACCGCCACGGCGACCCTGCCGGGCGGCGAAGACATGACCACCCCGCAGGCGTTGAGCTCACGGATTCGTGACCAGTTCGACTGGGTGCCGACTGAAATCGCCCGCCGCTGGGCCACGACCTACGGCAGCCGTACCTGGCGCATGCTCGAAGGCGTGCAGAACCTCAGCGATCTGGGTGAACACATTGGCGGCGGTCTCTACACCCGCGAAGTCGATTACCTGTGCAGCGAAGAGTGGGCGACCACGGCGCATGACATTCTGTGGCGCCGCAGCAAGCTCGGCTTGTTCACCACTGAGGCCGAGCAGCAGAAACTCGCGGATTACCTGAGCAAGGTCGAGCAGAACCGCAGCAAGATCGAAGCGGCCTGA
- a CDS encoding glutamate/aspartate ABC transporter substrate-binding protein translates to MRIVPHILGAAIAAALITTPVFAAELTGTLKKIKESGVITLGHRDASIPFSYIADASGKPVGYSHDIQLKIVEAIKKDLDLPNLQVKYNLVTSQTRIPLVQNGTVDLECGSTTNNVERQQQVDFSVGIFEIGTRLLSKKGSAYKDFDDLKGKNVVTTAGTTSERLLKSMNADKQMGMNVISAKDHGESFQMLESGRAVAFMMDDALLAGEAAKAKKADDWAVTGTPQSYEIYGCMVRKGDEPFKKAVDDAIVATYKSGEINKIYDKWFMQPIPPKNLNLNFPMSDELKALIANPTDKAADDKKS, encoded by the coding sequence ATGCGCATCGTTCCCCATATCCTGGGCGCAGCCATTGCTGCCGCTCTGATTACCACTCCAGTTTTCGCTGCCGAACTCACCGGCACACTGAAGAAGATCAAAGAGTCCGGTGTCATCACCCTCGGGCATCGTGACGCTTCCATTCCGTTTTCCTACATCGCGGACGCTTCCGGCAAACCGGTTGGCTACTCCCACGATATCCAGCTGAAAATCGTTGAAGCGATCAAGAAAGACCTGGACCTGCCTAACCTTCAGGTCAAATACAACCTGGTGACCTCGCAAACCCGTATCCCGCTTGTGCAAAACGGCACCGTGGATCTCGAGTGCGGTTCCACCACCAACAACGTCGAGCGTCAGCAGCAAGTTGACTTCTCCGTCGGCATCTTCGAAATCGGTACTCGCCTGCTGTCCAAGAAAGGCTCGGCATACAAGGATTTCGACGACCTGAAAGGCAAAAACGTCGTAACCACCGCCGGCACCACCTCCGAGCGCCTCCTCAAGTCGATGAACGCCGACAAGCAGATGGGCATGAACGTCATCTCCGCCAAGGACCACGGCGAATCCTTCCAGATGCTGGAATCGGGTCGTGCCGTCGCGTTCATGATGGACGACGCACTGCTGGCCGGTGAAGCGGCCAAGGCCAAGAAGGCTGATGACTGGGCCGTCACCGGCACTCCACAGTCCTACGAAATCTACGGCTGCATGGTCCGCAAGGGCGACGAGCCGTTCAAGAAGGCTGTAGACGACGCCATTGTGGCGACCTACAAGTCGGGCGAGATCAACAAGATCTACGACAAATGGTTCATGCAACCAATCCCGCCAAAAAACCTGAACCTGAACTTCCCGATGAGCGACGAGCTCAAGGCCCTGATCGCCAATCCGACCGATAAAGCGGCTGACGACAAGAAATCCTGA
- a CDS encoding amino acid ABC transporter permease, producing MNYNWDWGVFFKSTGVGSEIYLDWYLTGLGWTIAIAIVAWIIALTLGSILGVMRTVPNRIVSGIATCYVELFRNVPLLVQLFIWYFLVPDLLPQNLQDWYKQDLNPTTSAFLSVVVCLGLFTTARVCEQVRTGIQALPRGQESAARAMGFKLPQIYWNVLLPQAYRIIIPPLTSEFLNVFKNTSVASLIGLMELLAQTKQTAEFSANLFEAFTLATLIYFTLNMSLMLLMRLVEKKVAVPGLISVGGK from the coding sequence ATGAATTACAACTGGGACTGGGGCGTGTTCTTCAAGTCCACCGGCGTGGGCAGCGAGATCTATCTCGACTGGTACCTCACCGGTTTGGGCTGGACCATCGCCATCGCCATCGTGGCCTGGATTATCGCCCTGACGCTGGGCTCGATCCTGGGCGTCATGCGCACCGTACCGAATCGCATCGTGTCGGGCATCGCGACCTGCTACGTCGAACTGTTTCGTAACGTGCCACTGCTGGTGCAGCTGTTTATCTGGTACTTCCTGGTGCCCGATCTGCTGCCGCAAAACCTGCAGGACTGGTACAAGCAGGACCTGAACCCGACCACCTCAGCGTTCCTTAGCGTTGTTGTTTGCCTGGGCCTGTTCACCACGGCTCGCGTTTGCGAACAGGTGCGCACCGGCATTCAGGCGTTGCCGCGCGGTCAGGAATCCGCCGCTCGCGCCATGGGCTTCAAGCTGCCACAGATCTACTGGAATGTGCTGCTGCCCCAGGCTTACCGGATCATCATTCCGCCGCTCACCTCGGAATTCTTGAACGTGTTCAAGAACACCTCCGTCGCCTCGCTGATCGGCCTGATGGAGTTGCTCGCACAGACCAAACAGACCGCCGAGTTTTCCGCGAACCTGTTCGAAGCTTTCACCCTGGCAACGCTGATTTACTTCACCCTGAACATGAGCCTGATGCTGCTCATGCGCCTGGTCGAGAAGAAAGTGGCCGTACCGGGCCTGATCTCCGTAGGGGGTAAATGA
- a CDS encoding amino acid ABC transporter permease: MEFDFSGIIPSLPGLWNGMVMTLQLMALGVVGGIILGTILALMRLSHSKLLSNIAGAYVNYFRSIPLLLVITWFYLAVPFVLRWITGEDTPIGAFASCIVAFMMFEAAYFCEIVRAGVQSIPKGQMGAAQALGMNYGQMMRLIILPQAFRKMTPLLLQQSIILFQDTSLVYAVGLVDFLNASRASGDIIGRSNEFLIFAGLVYFTISFAASLLVKRLQKRFAV, translated from the coding sequence ATGGAATTCGACTTCTCGGGCATCATCCCGTCCCTGCCGGGCCTGTGGAACGGCATGGTCATGACCCTGCAACTGATGGCGCTGGGCGTCGTCGGCGGGATCATCCTCGGCACGATCCTGGCGCTGATGCGCCTGTCACACAGCAAGCTGCTGTCGAACATCGCCGGCGCCTACGTTAACTACTTCCGTTCGATTCCATTGCTGCTGGTCATTACCTGGTTCTACCTGGCGGTGCCGTTCGTGCTGCGCTGGATCACTGGAGAAGACACGCCGATCGGCGCGTTCGCTTCATGCATCGTGGCCTTCATGATGTTCGAAGCGGCGTACTTCTGCGAAATCGTCCGCGCCGGCGTTCAGTCCATTCCCAAGGGTCAGATGGGCGCTGCCCAGGCCCTGGGCATGAATTACGGCCAGATGATGCGTTTGATCATCCTGCCGCAAGCGTTTCGCAAGATGACCCCGCTGCTGCTGCAACAGAGCATCATCCTGTTCCAGGACACCTCGCTGGTCTACGCGGTCGGTCTGGTGGACTTCCTCAACGCCTCGCGTGCCAGTGGCGACATCATCGGTCGCTCCAATGAGTTCCTGATCTTCGCAGGTCTCGTGTACTTCACAATCAGCTTTGCCGCCTCGCTGCTGGTCAAGCGTCTGCAAAAAAGGTTTGCCGTATGA
- a CDS encoding amino acid ABC transporter ATP-binding protein — protein MISIKNVNKWYGDFQVLTDCSTEVKKGEVIVVCGPSGSGKSTLIKCVNALEPFQKGDVVVDGTSIADPKTNLPKLRSRVGMVFQHFELFPHLTITENLTIAQIKVLGRSKEEATKKGLQLLERVGLSAHAHKHPGQLSGGQQQRVAIARALAMDPIVMLFDEPTSALDPEMVNEVLDVMVQLAHEGMTMMCVTHEMGFARKVADRVIFMDQGKIIEDCQKEEFFGDISHRAERTQHFLAKILQH, from the coding sequence ATGATCTCTATCAAGAATGTCAACAAGTGGTATGGCGACTTCCAGGTACTGACTGACTGCAGCACCGAGGTCAAAAAAGGCGAAGTGATTGTGGTGTGCGGGCCGTCCGGCTCCGGCAAATCCACCCTGATCAAGTGCGTCAACGCCCTGGAACCGTTCCAGAAAGGCGACGTGGTGGTCGATGGCACGTCCATCGCCGACCCGAAGACCAACCTGCCGAAACTGCGTTCGCGCGTCGGCATGGTGTTCCAGCATTTCGAACTGTTCCCGCACCTGACCATCACCGAAAACCTGACCATCGCGCAGATCAAGGTGTTGGGCCGCAGCAAGGAAGAAGCCACCAAGAAAGGCCTGCAACTGCTGGAGCGCGTCGGTCTTTCGGCGCATGCCCACAAGCATCCGGGCCAGCTCTCCGGTGGTCAGCAACAGCGTGTGGCGATTGCCCGTGCGCTGGCGATGGACCCGATCGTCATGCTGTTCGACGAACCGACCTCGGCGCTGGACCCTGAGATGGTCAACGAAGTGCTCGACGTGATGGTGCAACTGGCCCACGAAGGCATGACCATGATGTGCGTAACCCACGAAATGGGCTTCGCCCGTAAAGTGGCGGATCGGGTGATCTTCATGGACCAGGGCAAAATCATCGAAGACTGCCAGAAAGAGGAATTCTTCGGCGACATCAGCCACCGCGCCGAACGTACACAGCACTTCCTCGCCAAGATTCTGCAGCACTAA
- a CDS encoding sensor histidine kinase, with translation MKCDPTLYRAAPPSLAVKPRLIRHLFLPPLVIALMIGLGFAGFWISEHYGIRSLSENGQRQLELHARAVESEISKYTYLPSLLELESSVSKLLADPSPEYRQTVNEYLEGLNRRSRSRAIYVMDTTGRVMATSNWRDVDSYLGEDLSFRAYFQNAVRGQPGRFYGIGSTNGEPGYYLAHGLEEHGKIIGVAVVKVRLEALEERWQRARLEAFVSDENGIIILSSDPARRLKSVVPLSDETKEKLARSLQYYWFPLNELQPLAREKLAEGEEKLTFPANSEVESDQEDISYLSQTRPLSDTPWNFTLLTPLQDLRREAINQGILVAVAFALVAFLLIAWNERRKVIATRLAAREALQQANNQLERRITERTTDLRASNERLKGQIRERRHAEETLRRAQDELVQAGKLAAIGQMSTSIAHELNQPLAALRTLSGNTVRFLERGQLDVASTNLKTINELIDRMGRITASLRSFARRGDDKGQACLGKAVDAALQLLGGRVESVPLQLHREFADVQVQIDQTRLEQILVNLIGNALDAMQAQPLPELWLEGEAFDGKYRLRVRDNGHGIDAEARKHLFEPFFTTKPGEQGLGLGLTLSASLAAATGGHLGVEHPASGGTTFVLSLPLVSPTPAEPI, from the coding sequence ATGAAATGCGACCCCACTCTCTATCGCGCTGCGCCGCCATCACTCGCCGTGAAACCCCGTCTGATCCGCCATCTGTTCCTGCCGCCGCTGGTCATCGCCCTGATGATCGGATTGGGTTTTGCCGGCTTCTGGATCAGCGAACACTACGGCATCCGCAGCCTCAGCGAGAACGGCCAGCGTCAGCTCGAACTGCACGCCCGCGCCGTCGAGAGCGAGATCAGCAAATACACCTACCTGCCCAGCCTGCTGGAACTCGAATCCAGTGTGTCGAAGCTGTTGGCCGACCCTTCGCCGGAATACCGGCAAACGGTCAATGAATACCTCGAAGGCCTGAACCGGCGCAGCCGCAGTCGGGCCATCTACGTAATGGACACTACCGGCCGCGTCATGGCCACCAGCAACTGGCGCGACGTCGACAGTTACCTCGGTGAAGACCTGTCCTTCCGCGCCTACTTCCAGAACGCCGTTCGCGGCCAGCCGGGGCGCTTTTATGGCATCGGCAGCACCAACGGCGAACCCGGTTATTACCTGGCCCATGGCCTGGAAGAACACGGCAAGATCATCGGCGTCGCCGTGGTCAAGGTCCGCCTCGAAGCCCTCGAAGAACGCTGGCAACGGGCGCGCCTCGAAGCCTTTGTCAGCGATGAAAACGGCATCATCATTCTGTCCAGCGATCCCGCACGACGGCTCAAATCAGTGGTTCCGTTGAGTGACGAAACCAAAGAAAAACTCGCCCGCAGCCTTCAGTACTACTGGTTCCCGCTGAACGAACTGCAACCGCTGGCCCGGGAAAAACTGGCCGAAGGCGAGGAAAAACTGACCTTCCCGGCCAACAGCGAAGTGGAGTCCGACCAAGAGGACATCAGCTACCTCTCGCAAACCCGCCCCTTGAGCGACACGCCGTGGAATTTCACCCTGCTCACGCCGTTGCAGGATTTGCGCCGCGAAGCAATCAATCAGGGGATTCTGGTCGCCGTGGCGTTTGCCCTCGTGGCGTTCCTGCTGATCGCCTGGAACGAGCGCCGCAAGGTGATCGCCACCCGCCTCGCCGCCCGGGAAGCCTTGCAGCAAGCCAACAATCAACTGGAGCGTCGGATTACCGAACGCACCACCGACCTGCGCGCCAGCAACGAACGGCTCAAGGGCCAGATCCGCGAACGACGGCATGCTGAAGAGACGCTGCGCCGTGCTCAGGATGAACTGGTGCAGGCCGGCAAACTCGCGGCCATCGGCCAGATGTCCACCAGCATCGCCCACGAATTGAACCAGCCACTGGCCGCGCTGCGCACCTTGTCCGGCAACACAGTGCGCTTTCTGGAGCGTGGTCAGCTGGACGTGGCCAGCACCAACCTCAAGACCATCAACGAACTGATCGACCGCATGGGCCGGATCACCGCCAGCCTGCGTTCCTTCGCCCGACGTGGCGACGACAAGGGTCAAGCCTGCCTCGGCAAAGCGGTCGACGCCGCGTTGCAACTGCTCGGCGGGCGAGTCGAAAGTGTCCCGCTGCAATTGCATCGTGAATTCGCTGATGTACAGGTGCAGATCGACCAGACCCGCCTGGAGCAGATTCTGGTCAACCTGATCGGCAATGCCCTGGATGCCATGCAGGCACAACCCTTGCCGGAGTTGTGGCTCGAAGGCGAAGCGTTCGATGGCAAGTATCGCCTGCGCGTACGCGACAACGGCCACGGCATCGACGCCGAAGCGCGCAAGCATCTGTTCGAACCGTTCTTCACCACCAAACCAGGCGAGCAGGGTCTGGGCCTCGGCCTGACCTTGTCTGCAAGCCTCGCCGCCGCGACGGGCGGACATTTGGGTGTCGAGCACCCGGCCAGCGGTGGTACCACCTTCGTCCTCAGTTTACCGTTGGTAAGCCCTACTCCTGCCGAGCCAATATGA
- a CDS encoding sigma-54-dependent transcriptional regulator, with amino-acid sequence MNNDLSVLIVEDDPHVLLGCQQALTLEDIPCVGVGSAEEALERVGDNFAGIVISDIRLPGIDGLELLTRLKARDRSLPVVLITGHGDISMAVGAMQKGAYDFMEKPFSPERLVDVARRALEQRSLAREVSSLRRQLAERDSLEGRIIGRSPAMQNLRELIANVADTSANVLIEGETGTGKELVARCLHDFSRRHSKQFVALNCGGLPENLFESEIFGHEANAFTGAGKRRIGKIEHADGGTLFLDEVESMPLPLQIKLLRVLQERTLERLGSNQSVAVDCRVIAATKSDLDESSKAGEFRSDLYYRLNVVTLELPPLRERREDILQLFEHFLQQSSLRFDRAVPELDNQTLSNLMSHDWPGNVRELRNVAERFALGLPAFKKSGASGSNQGLAFAEAVEAFERNLLSDALQRSGGNLTQASLELGMAKTTLFDKVKKYGLSH; translated from the coding sequence ATGAACAACGACCTTAGTGTGCTGATCGTCGAAGACGACCCCCATGTGCTGCTCGGCTGCCAACAGGCGCTGACCCTGGAAGACATTCCCTGCGTCGGCGTGGGCAGTGCCGAAGAAGCGCTGGAGCGGGTCGGTGATAACTTTGCCGGCATCGTTATCAGCGATATTCGCCTGCCGGGCATCGATGGCCTCGAACTCCTGACCCGGCTCAAGGCTCGCGATCGCAGCCTGCCGGTGGTGCTGATTACCGGCCACGGCGACATTTCCATGGCCGTCGGCGCGATGCAGAAAGGCGCCTATGACTTCATGGAGAAACCCTTCTCCCCCGAACGGCTGGTGGATGTCGCCCGTCGCGCGCTGGAACAACGCAGCCTGGCGCGGGAAGTCTCTTCGCTGCGCCGGCAACTGGCGGAACGGGATTCGCTGGAAGGCCGGATCATCGGCCGCTCGCCAGCGATGCAGAACCTGCGAGAACTGATAGCCAATGTCGCCGACACCTCAGCCAATGTGCTGATCGAAGGCGAGACCGGCACCGGTAAAGAACTGGTCGCGCGTTGCCTGCACGATTTCAGTCGGCGGCACAGCAAGCAGTTCGTTGCACTGAACTGTGGCGGCCTGCCAGAGAATCTGTTCGAAAGCGAAATCTTCGGCCACGAAGCCAACGCATTTACCGGGGCTGGTAAACGTCGGATCGGCAAGATCGAACACGCCGACGGCGGTACGCTGTTCCTCGACGAAGTGGAAAGCATGCCGCTGCCGTTGCAGATCAAACTGCTGCGGGTGTTGCAGGAGCGCACCCTCGAACGCCTCGGCTCGAACCAGAGTGTGGCGGTGGATTGCCGGGTGATCGCGGCGACCAAATCCGACCTCGACGAGTCGAGCAAGGCCGGCGAATTCCGCAGCGACCTGTATTACCGCCTGAACGTGGTGACCCTGGAACTGCCGCCGCTGCGCGAACGCCGCGAAGACATCCTGCAATTGTTCGAACACTTCCTGCAGCAGTCGTCATTGCGCTTCGACCGCGCGGTGCCGGAGCTGGACAACCAGACCCTGTCGAACCTGATGAGCCACGACTGGCCGGGCAACGTCCGTGAACTGCGCAACGTCGCCGAGCGTTTTGCCCTCGGTCTGCCGGCCTTCAAGAAATCCGGCGCCAGCGGCAGCAATCAGGGCCTGGCCTTCGCCGAAGCAGTGGAAGCCTTCGAACGCAACCTGCTCAGTGACGCCTTGCAACGCAGCGGCGGCAACCTGACCCAGGCCAGCCTGGAACTGGGCATGGCCAAAACCACGCTGTTCGACAAAGTGAAGAAGTACGGGCTGAGCCACTGA
- a CDS encoding GlpM family protein — MLKATLGAAVVVILAALARTKNYYIAGLVPLFPTFALIAHYIVGKGRSLDDLKTTIVFGMWSIIPYFIYLVTLYVMVDRMRLEASLAVAAVAWLMAATVLVTVWVRFHG, encoded by the coding sequence ATGCTCAAGGCAACCCTGGGCGCGGCGGTGGTGGTGATCCTCGCTGCCCTGGCCAGGACCAAAAACTATTACATCGCCGGCCTGGTGCCGCTGTTTCCGACCTTTGCGCTGATTGCGCATTACATCGTCGGCAAGGGGCGTTCGCTGGATGATTTGAAGACCACCATCGTGTTTGGCATGTGGTCGATCATTCCGTACTTCATCTACCTGGTGACCTTGTATGTAATGGTGGACCGGATGCGGCTGGAAGCTTCACTCGCGGTGGCGGCGGTGGCGTGGTTGATGGCGGCGACGGTGTTGGTGACAGTTTGGGTGCGCTTTCACGGCTAA